CGGTCCGCCAGGGTGAGGAACTTCATCGTCTCACCGGTGACCTGATGGTGGCTGCGCTGCTCAATGATAAGGCCGCAGGTGACCACCTGTTGCCCAATGTTCTCGCTCAACCGGTTTACCGGGCAGTAGGTGTCCCACGCGATGTCTGGATACAGTTCCAGCGGATGACCACTGGCGGTAAAGCCGAGCAATTCCGTTTCCCATTCGAGCCGCTGCTGGCGCGTCGGTTCCTGCAATGGCACGGCGGGCACCCGGTCAGTCACGGGTGCTGGCAGCAACCAGCCCTGGCCGGAATCTGCCGTGCCACCGAAGGCGTGGTAAAGCTGCTGTGCTTCCCAGAACTGCGCAGTTCGTGATTTGCCGAATTCATCGAACGCCCCCACGCGCAATAACGATTCCATCTCTTCCCGGCCCGGCACGACACGCCGGTAAAAGTCGGCCAGCGAACTGAACACGTTCTGTTGTCGTTCCTGGATCATGCGCTCCTGCGTTCGCTGCGAAAGACCTTTCACGCGGGTTAGAGGCACGCGAATGGATTGGTCTTCGACTTCAAATTGCGGGCCAGGCTGGTTCGCGGAAGGCGGCTGGAACCGGATGCCGATCCGGTAACATTCCAACACGTACACGAGCGGGTGGTAAAAGCCCTTGCCGTTCGTCAAGACCGATGCCATGAACTCCGCCGGGTAATATCGCTTCAACCAGGCGCTCTGATAAGCCTCGACGCCGTAGGCGGTGCTGTGCGCCTTGCAGAAGGCGTAGCCCGCAAAGCCACGCACCAAGTCCCAAACCTCGGCAATCTTCGCCTCGGCATGTCCCCGCTTGCGGGCGGCAACCATGAACTCCTGCTGGATTTCCTCGATGACCGCCACCTTTTCCTTGCCGAGGGCGCGGCGTAGCACGTCTGCGCGTCCCGGCGGCAGCCCGGCAAACGCCTCGCAGATTTGCAGGATGTGCTCCTCGTAGATGACCAACCCGAAGGTGCTCTTAAGGCAGGGTTCCAGCGAGGAATGTGGGTACGTGACCGGTTCCAACTCCTGGTAGCGCCGGGCAAATGCCTGTTTCTTGCCTTCGTTGGCCGCGCCGGGGCGGATGACGCTGACAATGGCGATCAGCCCGTCAATGTCATGCACATGGCATTGGCGGCACAAGCCCACCATCGCCGGAGATTCGATATGATGCACCGCACGGGAACCGCCGCTGGCCAGCATCTCCCATACCTGCGGGTCCTGCCACGGTTCCAACTCGCTGAGGTTCACCGCGATGCCGCGCCGTCTGATCCAGGCCATGGCGTCGCGCATGACCGCCAGCCCGCCTTGGGCAAGGATATCCATCTTCACCAGGCCAAGGGTCTCGACTGCATCCATGTCATAGTGCGTGGTGGGGTAGCCCTTGTTCGACGTGAATGTCGGTGTGAGCGCGTGCATGGGTTGACGCGACAGCACCAGCCCGCAGGGGTGCATCTTCGGGTAGCGCGGGAACCCGTCCAAGAACGCGGCCATCTCCAGTGCTGTACGGTACGGCTCCTCATGGATAGGCAGTTCGCGGCACTCCTGCTTGTCCTGCAACGCCTCGGTGATGGCGCTGGCGCTTGCCCACGGAAAATGCTCGGTAAAGCGCCGGATTTGGAACTCGGAAACGCCCAGCACCTTGCCCACCTCCGCCACGGCACTCCGGGCTTGGAAGGTCGAGAAGCCACCCACAATCGCCGTATGTTCTGCCGTGTACCTCTCAAAAATCAGGTCCACCACGTCGTCCTTGCGGTCGTGCGGGAAATCCACGTCAATATCCGGCAGCTTGTGCATCGCCATCCGTTCCTTGTTCAGAAAGCGTCGGAAGTAGAGGTCAAAGCGGATCGGGCACACCTCGGAGATGCCCAGGCAGTAGCACACGAGCGAGTCCGCCGCACTGCCACGGGTGATCCAGTCAATGCCGCGCCGGCGACACTCCTGAAGCAGGTCCCAAACCACCAGAAAGTATTCCTCGTAACCGACCTCCGCGATGATGCCCAACTCTTCCTCAAGCTGCGGACGCAGGCGGTCAGCGCGGTCCCGGTAACGGCAACGCACGCCATCCAGCACCAGTTTCCGCAAGAACGCGTGCGGCGTGGTGCCATCCGGTGGTTTGAAGGCGGGAAACTGTGGCGGGGCGGGACTGAGTGCAAAGGCACACCGATCCGCGATCTCCTGCGTGTGGCTAAGCAGTTCAAGCTGGTCGCGAAACGCGGCCCGCACTTCACCTGGCGGACGGAAATGGAACTCCCCCGTCAACCGCTTCCCTGGATGCGCCTGCCGCAGCAGGGTACCTGTACGGATGGACTGTACGATGTCGAACTTCTGCCGGTCGGCAGGAACGGCATAGTGAACCGGCTGCACCAGCACACCGGGTAATGAGTCGGATCGTTGTTCCTCGGTAGACGTAACCGCGCGGTAGAACCGACCGCTGAACCGGTTTGCCAATGCCGTATGCCGGCTGACCGCCAGCAAGCCATCCGTAAGACCGTCCAATTGCCGGAGGCGCAGTGCCACGTGTCGCAGGCTGGCAGGTTCATCCTCATTTCCAGCCTCGGCCTGATCTTGGGATAGCAGGCGGCAGAGGTTAGCGTAGCCGGTGTTATTCTCGACGTAAAGCCAGACGGGCTGGCCATCCACCTCGACCTCGGCACCCACAATCGGCTTGATGCCAGCCTGCCTGGCCGCAAGGCAGAGCTCGACCG
Above is a window of Verrucomicrobiota bacterium DNA encoding:
- the dinB gene encoding DNA polymerase IV, with translation MNERPRVIVHLDADAFFASVEQAADVRLRGKPIAVGGEKRGIIASASYEARRFGVYTPMPTARARKLCPKLIILPGDFEKYERFSRWMFSYAYDFTPDVEIASIDEGYFDLSGVSKPALDVAQIIRTAIGQTLKISVSEGISSNKLVSQIASKLHKPAAFQSVPPGTEVAFLHPLPNRWLPGVGPQTAQRLDAAGLAFIRHIAATPTDLLHLLVGKLALTLKAYADGIDERPVLPISAPAKSYSQQQTFEADVTDEDYAEALLRRMADDLMAKVRADGKSIRTLTVKVRYNDMAEDQCGESLPEPTDLETDLYGRIHALFREAWKRRVSLRLVSLKLSNVYDGIGRTELTLEARGQSHDAQRRLATIVDELRRTHGREVILRGHDFRLREPALDSASLLRSQPQPASRLARLPVLRKVTPYIPLNVHSHFSFLDSTLSIPAIITLARKHELPAVALTDTGNLHGAVELCLAARQAGIKPIVGAEVEVDGQPVWLYVENNTGYANLCRLLSQDQAEAGNEDEPASLRHVALRLRQLDGLTDGLLAVSRHTALANRFSGRFYRAVTSTEEQRSDSLPGVLVQPVHYAVPADRQKFDIVQSIRTGTLLRQAHPGKRLTGEFHFRPPGEVRAAFRDQLELLSHTQEIADRCAFALSPAPPQFPAFKPPDGTTPHAFLRKLVLDGVRCRYRDRADRLRPQLEEELGIIAEVGYEEYFLVVWDLLQECRRRGIDWITRGSAADSLVCYCLGISEVCPIRFDLYFRRFLNKERMAMHKLPDIDVDFPHDRKDDVVDLIFERYTAEHTAIVGGFSTFQARSAVAEVGKVLGVSEFQIRRFTEHFPWASASAITEALQDKQECRELPIHEEPYRTALEMAAFLDGFPRYPKMHPCGLVLSRQPMHALTPTFTSNKGYPTTHYDMDAVETLGLVKMDILAQGGLAVMRDAMAWIRRRGIAVNLSELEPWQDPQVWEMLASGGSRAVHHIESPAMVGLCRQCHVHDIDGLIAIVSVIRPGAANEGKKQAFARRYQELEPVTYPHSSLEPCLKSTFGLVIYEEHILQICEAFAGLPPGRADVLRRALGKEKVAVIEEIQQEFMVAARKRGHAEAKIAEVWDLVRGFAGYAFCKAHSTAYGVEAYQSAWLKRYYPAEFMASVLTNGKGFYHPLVYVLECYRIGIRFQPPSANQPGPQFEVEDQSIRVPLTRVKGLSQRTQERMIQERQQNVFSSLADFYRRVVPGREEMESLLRVGAFDEFGKSRTAQFWEAQQLYHAFGGTADSGQGWLLPAPVTDRVPAVPLQEPTRQQRLEWETELLGFTASGHPLELYPDIAWDTYCPVNRLSENIGQQVVTCGLIIEQRSHHQVTGETMKFLTLADRTGIVETELFASTYRSYGLATVRYPVLEVSAMVEPFENGRGYSLRVLRAGKPRLRTV